One window from the genome of Castellaniella sp. MT123 encodes:
- the ftsL gene encoding cell division protein FtsL translates to MTRAILFLVLLLMASAISLVTVRFQTRELFVASERLKSQAHELDTEWRRLQVERAELARNARIDSLARTELHLIPVTPDRTIYLQQPAAPAAGKGGQP, encoded by the coding sequence ATGACCCGCGCAATCCTGTTCCTGGTCCTGTTGCTGATGGCGTCGGCCATTTCCCTGGTAACCGTGCGTTTCCAGACCCGCGAATTGTTCGTCGCCTCCGAGCGGCTGAAGTCGCAGGCGCATGAGCTGGATACGGAATGGCGCCGTCTGCAGGTGGAACGAGCGGAACTGGCTCGCAACGCACGCATCGATTCCCTGGCACGCACCGAATTGCACCTGATTCCGGTGACGCCTGACCGCACGATCTACCTGCAGCAGCCCGCCGCTCCGGCTGCGGGGAAAGGGGGGCAGCCATGA
- the rsmH gene encoding 16S rRNA (cytosine(1402)-N(4))-methyltransferase RsmH produces MAYSHRTVLLEPAIDALLSPGYGRGDGASGVPPLDGVYVDGTFGRGGHSRLLLQRLSPQARLVVFDKDPEAIAEARALSQADPRVEVVHDGFATLADQLDRLGIPAVDGVLLDLGVSSPQIDDATRGFSFMRDGPLDMRMDTTRGQTAAEWLAEADQDQIKEVIAHYGEERFAFQIAKAIVAGRQSRALRTTGELAQLVASVVRTREKGQHPATRTFQAIRIHINAELAELAHALPAALSRLKPGGRLAVISFHSLEDRMVKQCLAAAARPGQAQARLPIPEKDMPRPWVVLLGRVQADAAEVDENARSRSAVLRVAQRTQEPLSLEQAVALVRLPGHGADRRTPRRTGR; encoded by the coding sequence ATGGCGTATTCCCATCGCACCGTTCTGCTGGAACCGGCCATCGACGCATTGTTGAGCCCCGGTTACGGACGCGGGGACGGGGCGTCAGGGGTACCGCCGCTCGATGGCGTGTATGTCGATGGCACATTCGGGCGGGGTGGCCACAGCCGGCTGCTGTTGCAGCGCCTGTCGCCGCAGGCGCGGCTGGTGGTGTTCGACAAGGATCCCGAGGCGATCGCCGAGGCTAGAGCGTTGAGCCAGGCGGATCCCCGGGTCGAAGTCGTGCACGACGGCTTTGCCACGCTGGCGGATCAACTCGACCGGCTGGGCATTCCCGCCGTCGACGGAGTGTTACTGGATCTGGGGGTGTCTTCTCCGCAGATCGATGATGCCACACGCGGATTTTCCTTCATGCGCGACGGTCCGCTGGACATGCGCATGGACACGACTCGGGGGCAGACCGCCGCCGAATGGCTGGCCGAGGCCGACCAGGACCAGATCAAGGAGGTAATCGCACATTATGGCGAAGAACGGTTTGCTTTCCAGATTGCAAAGGCGATTGTTGCTGGCCGCCAATCCCGGGCGCTGCGCACCACGGGCGAACTGGCCCAGCTCGTCGCCAGTGTCGTCCGCACGCGCGAAAAGGGTCAGCACCCGGCCACAAGGACCTTTCAAGCTATACGGATTCACATCAATGCGGAGCTTGCGGAGCTCGCGCACGCCCTCCCGGCAGCTCTGAGCCGTCTGAAGCCGGGTGGACGCCTGGCGGTCATCAGCTTCCATTCGCTGGAAGACCGGATGGTCAAACAGTGTCTGGCGGCTGCGGCGCGGCCTGGACAGGCGCAGGCCCGGCTGCCGATTCCCGAAAAGGACATGCCCCGGCCCTGGGTCGTGTTGCTGGGCCGGGTGCAGGCGGACGCCGCCGAGGTGGATGAGAACGCGCGGTCGCGTTCGGCGGTGCTGCGGGTGGCGCAGCGCACGCAAGAGCCGCTCAGCCTAGAGCAGGCCGTCGCCCTGGTGCGTCTGCCGGGGCATGGCGCGGACCGGCGTACGCCCCGGAGAACCGGCCGATGA
- a CDS encoding penicillin-binding protein 2: protein MKRFGFHESPVLSGRPAFWRARLVVIVLMLGFVALTAKALSLQILSNEFLQRQGERRYERTLVLPASRGKIFDRSGSVVLASSMAARAIWVIPEDFHKATDDQVNALAGLLGMKAADIRQRTQDEDKNFVYLQRQVPMDVAEKIRHLKIPGVQQLPESRRYYPEGEVMAHIVGFTNIEDRGIEGIELAFNDSLSGQPGSRRVIKDRLGRVVEDVQAVVPPVDGQNLQLSIDAGIQFDTYAALKAAMEQHQARGAAAIVLDSRTGEILAMVNLPSYDPNDMAQRTGPALRNRVMTDTFEPGSIMKPFTAALALDEGKITTRTRFDTGNGRYRYQGALISDVGHYGVLDVGGIIQHSSNVGMTMISELMSSQSMWTKFSELGFGRVPQAHFPGMAAGRLRPWQRWRPIERATMAYGYGLSVSLIQMAHAYSAFARNGDMVSMSLLRREGRPTSVQVYTPEVALLMRGMLEAAAGPDGAKLAQVQGYRVAGKSGTARKIVNGQYSKTKYRGSFVGLAPVSDPRIVVAVSIDEPSAGGYYGGRVAAPVFSDIVSSTLRRLGVRPDAPVDSLVATAEQGGRAR, encoded by the coding sequence ATGAAGCGCTTCGGCTTCCATGAAAGCCCCGTGCTGTCCGGCCGTCCGGCCTTCTGGCGGGCGAGGCTGGTCGTGATCGTGCTCATGCTGGGGTTCGTCGCGCTGACCGCCAAGGCGCTCAGCCTGCAGATCCTGTCCAACGAATTCCTGCAACGCCAGGGTGAACGCCGCTACGAGCGGACCCTGGTGCTGCCCGCCTCGCGGGGCAAGATCTTCGATCGCAGCGGCTCGGTCGTGCTGGCATCCAGCATGGCGGCTCGCGCGATCTGGGTGATCCCCGAGGACTTCCACAAGGCGACCGACGATCAGGTCAATGCCCTGGCGGGGTTGCTGGGCATGAAGGCCGCCGACATCCGCCAGCGCACCCAGGATGAGGACAAGAATTTCGTCTACCTGCAGCGTCAGGTGCCCATGGATGTGGCGGAAAAAATTCGTCACCTGAAGATTCCCGGCGTGCAGCAACTGCCCGAATCGCGGCGCTATTATCCTGAAGGCGAGGTGATGGCGCACATCGTCGGCTTCACCAATATCGAGGATCGCGGGATCGAGGGCATCGAGCTGGCCTTCAATGACAGTCTGTCCGGCCAGCCGGGCTCGCGGCGCGTGATCAAGGATCGACTGGGCCGGGTGGTCGAGGACGTGCAGGCGGTGGTCCCCCCCGTGGATGGCCAGAATCTGCAGCTGTCGATCGATGCCGGCATCCAGTTCGACACCTACGCGGCACTCAAGGCAGCCATGGAGCAACACCAGGCGCGTGGTGCCGCGGCCATCGTGCTGGATTCCCGCACCGGCGAGATCCTGGCGATGGTGAATCTGCCGTCCTACGATCCCAACGATATGGCGCAGCGGACCGGCCCGGCGCTGCGTAACCGGGTCATGACCGATACGTTCGAACCGGGCTCCATCATGAAGCCGTTCACGGCGGCCCTGGCCCTGGACGAAGGAAAGATCACGACCCGGACGCGGTTTGATACCGGCAACGGTCGCTATCGCTATCAGGGCGCTCTGATTTCCGACGTGGGCCATTACGGCGTACTGGATGTGGGCGGCATCATCCAGCATTCCAGCAACGTCGGGATGACCATGATTTCCGAGCTGATGAGCTCTCAGTCGATGTGGACAAAATTTTCCGAACTCGGGTTTGGCCGGGTTCCGCAAGCACATTTTCCGGGGATGGCGGCAGGGCGGCTACGACCCTGGCAGCGCTGGCGTCCGATCGAGCGTGCCACCATGGCATACGGCTATGGGCTGTCGGTGTCCCTGATTCAGATGGCGCATGCCTATAGCGCGTTTGCGCGCAATGGCGACATGGTGTCCATGTCGCTGCTGCGCCGCGAGGGGCGGCCCACCAGCGTGCAGGTCTATACCCCGGAGGTCGCGCTGCTGATGCGCGGCATGCTGGAAGCGGCTGCAGGGCCTGATGGCGCCAAGCTGGCGCAGGTCCAGGGCTACCGGGTGGCCGGAAAAAGCGGCACGGCGCGCAAGATCGTGAACGGACAGTACAGCAAGACCAAGTACCGTGGCTCGTTCGTTGGTCTCGCGCCCGTCTCCGATCCGCGCATCGTGGTGGCTGTCTCCATCGATGAACCGAGCGCGGGGGGGTATTATGGCGGCCGCGTTGCCGCACCCGTGTTTTCCGATATTGTTTCGAGTACCCTGCGCCGTCTCGGGGTGCGGCCTGATGCCCCGGTGGATTCCCTGGTGGCGACGGCGGAGCAGGGGGGACGTGCACGATGA
- a CDS encoding branched-chain amino acid ABC transporter permease yields MTPSHLLKVYFLVLPAILLGWLVFSAWRWRWRLPAGIVFGFVLAFAIGIWIPGVMDYLVSFSIMAVIYSVLSLGLNAQWGYNGHLDFGIAGFFAVGAFTMALFVTAPPSGLMAAYAQQWFGLHAPFLVGLVAAGILAGVVGYLVAQPILHLRTDFLAIATLGIAEIIRLIFQNERWLANGPQPLSGIPQPLSCVFEHPGCGWLPGFLAQPLSALQPRDYGYLYLVIVTLILAVVYGLLEVAVRSPWGRALRAVRDEEDSAAMNGKPVKSLRVQSFVLGAVVIGVAGALYAPYMVTIDYSHFKPLFATFLVWVMLMLGGSGNNRGAILGAFVVWAVWSGTGYVTDALQSALSDVAPALASRMAFLRWMFVGLLLAGIVLFRPQGILPEEKRVSRFLKDKS; encoded by the coding sequence ATGACTCCATCCCATTTGCTGAAGGTCTATTTTCTGGTGCTGCCGGCCATTTTGCTGGGCTGGCTGGTGTTTTCCGCCTGGCGCTGGCGCTGGCGGCTCCCGGCCGGGATCGTGTTCGGATTCGTCCTGGCCTTTGCAATCGGGATCTGGATCCCGGGCGTGATGGATTACCTGGTGTCGTTTTCCATCATGGCCGTCATCTACTCCGTCCTGTCCCTGGGGCTCAATGCCCAGTGGGGCTACAACGGTCATCTGGATTTTGGCATCGCCGGCTTCTTCGCGGTAGGGGCCTTCACCATGGCCCTGTTCGTGACCGCGCCGCCGTCCGGCCTGATGGCGGCCTATGCGCAGCAGTGGTTCGGTCTGCACGCGCCGTTCCTGGTCGGTCTCGTGGCTGCGGGGATCCTGGCCGGGGTGGTCGGCTATCTGGTGGCGCAGCCCATTCTGCATCTGCGCACGGACTTCCTGGCGATTGCCACGCTGGGGATCGCCGAGATCATCCGGCTGATCTTTCAGAACGAGCGCTGGCTGGCCAATGGTCCGCAACCGCTCAGCGGTATCCCGCAGCCCCTATCCTGCGTCTTTGAGCATCCTGGCTGCGGCTGGCTACCGGGTTTCCTGGCACAGCCCTTGTCGGCGCTGCAGCCGCGTGACTATGGCTATCTATACCTGGTGATCGTGACCCTGATCCTTGCCGTCGTTTACGGGCTGCTGGAAGTCGCGGTTCGATCACCCTGGGGGCGCGCTCTGCGTGCGGTTCGAGACGAGGAAGACTCCGCCGCGATGAACGGCAAGCCGGTCAAGTCCCTGAGGGTCCAGTCCTTCGTCCTGGGGGCGGTGGTGATCGGTGTGGCCGGGGCGCTGTATGCGCCTTATATGGTGACAATCGACTACAGCCACTTCAAGCCGCTGTTTGCGACGTTTTTGGTCTGGGTGATGCTGATGCTGGGGGGCAGCGGCAACAATCGCGGGGCCATCCTGGGGGCGTTCGTCGTCTGGGCGGTCTGGAGCGGTACCGGCTATGTGACGGATGCGCTGCAAAGCGCTCTGTCGGACGTCGCTCCGGCACTGGCGTCGCGGATGGCGTTCCTGCGCTGGATGTTCGTGGGGCTGTTGCTGGCCGGTATCGTGCTGTTTCGGCCACAGGGGATTCTGCCCGAGGAAAAGCGGGTATCCCGGTTCTTGAAGGATAAGTCTTAG
- a CDS encoding ABC transporter substrate-binding protein, producing the protein MSDHSTLPQSRRQFLYTLGVAGGSLVVSNTLPFTRALAAGAPPAINLGQIATLTGSAAEFGPYYRDAVQLAVNQINKAATEVFGGPIIAKHITVDTATLPTVGVQAARQMVDTNHVPVIIGGWSSGVTVAVATSVALPAGILQIANGATSPLITVLPADATADLLFRTTASDALQGIVAAQLVNGEIYPKYKYARVSTIYINNPYGQGLSNSFTKAFEHRGGKVLAQVPHPEEVQPTYKSELSLALKDKPDLLLCVSYPAHTATFLKESRDIFNFTNWQFVDGNASVDIIKDVGAKYLDGKYGTAPGEDTSTPAYKSFAQEFKTDFKHDTFPPFTASAYDAALLAGLATARVIAAGQTDASKITGAMLRDQMRKISAATKQSIDGGDQTRITEMLKAIKSGADFHYTGASGPCVFDKNGDVITPVNIWKFDGNKIDTVELRAASTIPKD; encoded by the coding sequence ATGTCGGATCACTCAACCCTACCTCAGTCCCGCCGCCAGTTTCTGTACACGCTGGGGGTCGCCGGTGGTTCTCTCGTGGTCAGCAACACGCTGCCGTTCACACGTGCCCTGGCTGCCGGGGCTCCGCCCGCGATCAACCTCGGCCAGATCGCCACGCTGACCGGGTCGGCCGCCGAATTCGGCCCCTATTACCGGGATGCCGTCCAGTTGGCCGTCAACCAGATCAACAAGGCTGCCACCGAAGTCTTCGGCGGCCCGATCATCGCCAAGCACATCACCGTCGACACGGCCACCCTGCCCACAGTCGGCGTGCAGGCAGCCCGGCAGATGGTGGATACGAATCACGTTCCAGTGATCATCGGCGGTTGGTCCAGCGGAGTCACGGTGGCCGTGGCGACTTCGGTCGCGCTTCCGGCGGGCATCCTGCAGATCGCCAACGGCGCGACATCACCACTGATCACCGTCCTGCCGGCCGACGCCACAGCGGACCTGCTGTTTCGCACGACCGCATCCGACGCCCTGCAGGGAATCGTGGCGGCGCAACTGGTCAACGGCGAAATCTATCCGAAATACAAATACGCGCGGGTCTCCACCATCTACATCAACAACCCCTATGGACAAGGCCTGTCCAATTCCTTCACCAAGGCCTTCGAACATCGCGGCGGCAAGGTGCTCGCCCAGGTCCCCCACCCCGAGGAAGTCCAGCCCACCTACAAATCCGAACTGTCCCTCGCGCTGAAAGACAAACCCGACCTTCTGCTATGCGTCAGCTACCCGGCGCACACCGCTACCTTCCTGAAGGAATCCCGCGACATCTTCAACTTCACCAACTGGCAGTTTGTCGATGGCAATGCGTCCGTGGACATCATCAAGGACGTCGGCGCCAAATACCTGGACGGCAAATACGGCACTGCCCCCGGCGAGGACACATCCACCCCCGCCTACAAGAGCTTCGCCCAGGAGTTCAAGACCGATTTCAAACATGACACCTTCCCGCCCTTCACCGCCTCGGCATACGATGCGGCACTACTCGCGGGGCTTGCCACCGCCCGCGTGATCGCGGCGGGCCAGACCGACGCCTCGAAGATCACGGGTGCCATGCTGCGTGACCAGATGCGCAAAATATCCGCCGCCACCAAACAATCGATCGATGGTGGCGATCAAACGCGCATCACGGAAATGCTCAAGGCCATCAAGAGCGGGGCGGACTTCCATTACACCGGGGCATCGGGCCCTTGTGTGTTTGACAAAAATGGCGATGTGATCACGCCGGTCAACATCTGGAAGTTCGACGGCAACAAGATCGACACGGTCGAATTGCGGGCGGCGTCGACGATCCCGAAGGATTGA
- the mraZ gene encoding division/cell wall cluster transcriptional repressor MraZ — MFQGSSALTLDAKGRMSIPARYRDALMADEQGYLTLTRHPDGCLMLYPRSTWEVKRAQIAALPAAARPLQRLLLGSAQDVEMDGAGRILVSPELREAAGLMREVMLLGLGSNFELWDRPQWEARSLQDVSQLDPAILEQISF, encoded by the coding sequence GTGTTTCAAGGAAGCAGCGCGTTGACGCTCGATGCCAAAGGCCGGATGTCCATTCCGGCCCGGTATCGTGACGCGCTGATGGCCGACGAGCAGGGGTATCTGACCTTGACGCGCCATCCCGATGGCTGCCTGATGCTCTATCCCCGCTCCACCTGGGAGGTCAAGCGCGCGCAGATCGCCGCCTTGCCGGCGGCCGCGCGCCCCTTGCAGCGACTGCTGCTGGGCAGCGCCCAGGACGTGGAGATGGATGGTGCCGGGCGCATCCTGGTGTCGCCGGAACTGCGGGAAGCCGCGGGGCTCATGCGCGAAGTCATGCTGCTGGGCCTGGGTTCGAATTTCGAGTTGTGGGACCGTCCCCAATGGGAGGCGCGCAGCCTCCAGGACGTGAGCCAGCTCGATCCTGCCATTCTCGAACAGATTTCTTTCTGA
- a CDS encoding ABC transporter ATP-binding protein produces the protein MPLLKVDGVTAGYGDTEILRALSIVVEADEIVSIIGPNGAGKSTLMKTIFGLLHPRQGVITFDGHDISQLPPHLIVRHGMCYVPQVANVFTTLTVEENLEMGAFPLGRADLSQSKDRVYGMFPKLRQRRRQLAGKMSGGERQMVAMGSALMLNPKLLLLDEPTAALSPKLVDEIFERISHINQSGIAVLMVEQNARQSLSMAHRGYVLANGENRHEGSGRELLNDPNVGRLYLGG, from the coding sequence ATGCCGCTGCTGAAGGTTGACGGTGTCACCGCCGGATACGGAGACACCGAAATCCTGCGGGCCCTGTCCATTGTTGTGGAGGCCGACGAGATCGTTTCCATCATCGGGCCGAACGGTGCCGGAAAGTCCACGCTGATGAAGACGATCTTTGGCCTGCTCCATCCGCGGCAAGGGGTGATCACCTTCGACGGACATGACATTTCGCAGTTGCCGCCGCACCTCATCGTGCGTCACGGCATGTGCTACGTCCCGCAGGTGGCCAACGTGTTCACCACCCTGACAGTCGAGGAAAACCTCGAAATGGGGGCGTTCCCGCTGGGGCGAGCCGACCTGTCCCAAAGCAAGGATCGGGTCTATGGCATGTTCCCGAAATTGCGGCAGCGCCGGCGTCAGCTGGCAGGGAAGATGTCGGGCGGTGAACGGCAGATGGTGGCTATGGGTAGTGCGCTGATGCTCAATCCCAAGCTCCTGCTGCTCGACGAACCGACCGCGGCGCTGTCCCCCAAGCTGGTCGACGAGATCTTCGAGCGCATTTCACACATCAACCAAAGCGGCATTGCGGTGCTGATGGTCGAGCAGAACGCCAGACAGTCCCTGAGCATGGCCCACCGGGGTTATGTCCTGGCCAATGGCGAGAACCGTCACGAAGGTTCCGGCCGCGAACTGCTCAACGACCCCAATGTCGGGCGTCTTTACCTCGGAGGGTGA
- the murF gene encoding bifunctional UDP-N-acetylmuramoyl-L-alanyl-D-glutamate--2,6-diaminopimelate ligase MurE/UDP-N-acetylmuramoyl-tripeptide--D-alanyl-D-alanine ligase MurF produces MNTIDILSWLDERVNRQADLCLDSRQIQPGDVFFACPGIATDGRAYMEAAVVAGASAIVCESGGSQAVPGQVPVLQVERLTALLGDIAHLWYGRPSDALAVIAVTGTNGKTSTTQWIADALNAEGMPCGTVGTLGVTLADGSNLGGMLTTPDVLTLHRSLAAIVRAGGMAAAIEASSIGIEQGRLGGVHIQVAGFTNLTRDHLDYHGTLERYKAAKFALFSRAGLRSAVINADDAAGVELLSAPAPSGQRMGYSLRRDSGVAFRAEDVQHGADGLVFKLVTPDGSAQILTRMVGEHNISNLLLVAGVLRALGWGLSRIARALAVLRPVPGRLQVVTAVGGGSAMRPQPLVVVDYAHTPDALERVLAALRPVAQERGGRLACVFGCGGDRDTGKRPLMGAVAARLADDVIVTTDNPRTESPEAIIDDIAAGMPQRPVIESDRARAILGAIWRAGDRDVVLLAGKGHETYQEVQHVRSPFDDREWARFALTWQQGASLSTDSRSLTAGTLFLALRGDRFDGHDYLDAAKQAGARAAIVARSVPESTLPQIVLGNTHQALIRAAEVWRGLFPIPVIAVTGSNGKTTTKEMISAILAAWWGEDSRLATQGNLNNDIGLPLTVLRLRPAHRAAVLELGMNHPGEIPVLAAIARPTVALVNNAQREHQEFMNSVDAVARENGAVLQALPADGVAVFPADDAYSGLWQEMSAGRHVRRFGFSDTADVHASQIRAGSDQTEFRLHLGRETAVVTLYAPGRHNLRNALAAAACAGAAGASLAVIARGLEAFRPVGGRMQPKTLPDGFQLIDDTYNANPDSVRAAIDVLAGLDGRRILVLGDMAEVGDQGPAMHAEVGAYARQCGVDVLLTLGAASEEAARAFGPEARAFDSLEALLPILLAARPGHILVKGSRSMRMERVVQALHANGAAGEGDHAA; encoded by the coding sequence ATGAATACGATTGATATCCTGAGCTGGCTGGACGAACGGGTAAACCGTCAGGCGGACCTCTGCCTGGACTCCCGCCAGATTCAGCCGGGCGATGTGTTTTTTGCCTGCCCGGGGATTGCGACTGATGGCCGCGCCTATATGGAAGCGGCCGTGGTCGCGGGGGCCTCGGCCATCGTCTGCGAAAGCGGCGGATCGCAGGCAGTGCCCGGCCAGGTGCCCGTGCTGCAGGTGGAGCGGCTCACGGCCTTGCTGGGCGACATTGCTCATCTCTGGTATGGCCGCCCGTCCGATGCGCTGGCGGTTATTGCCGTGACCGGGACCAACGGAAAGACTTCGACCACCCAGTGGATTGCCGATGCGCTCAACGCGGAGGGCATGCCCTGCGGTACGGTCGGCACATTGGGTGTGACGCTGGCTGACGGCAGCAATCTGGGCGGCATGCTGACCACGCCGGACGTGCTGACTCTGCACCGCAGCCTGGCTGCCATCGTGCGGGCCGGCGGGATGGCGGCCGCCATCGAGGCCTCGTCGATCGGCATCGAGCAGGGGCGCCTGGGCGGCGTTCACATTCAGGTGGCGGGATTCACCAACCTGACGCGGGACCATCTCGACTATCATGGCACGCTGGAGCGCTATAAAGCGGCCAAGTTTGCGCTGTTTTCCCGGGCTGGCCTGCGCAGCGCGGTGATCAATGCGGATGACGCCGCGGGCGTGGAACTCCTGTCGGCGCCGGCGCCTTCCGGTCAGCGGATGGGTTACAGCCTGCGGCGCGACAGCGGTGTGGCGTTCCGGGCCGAGGATGTCCAGCATGGGGCGGATGGCCTGGTGTTCAAGCTGGTCACTCCCGATGGCAGCGCGCAGATCCTGACCCGGATGGTGGGTGAACACAACATTTCCAATCTGCTGCTGGTCGCGGGCGTGTTGCGGGCGCTGGGCTGGGGGCTGAGCCGGATTGCGCGCGCCCTGGCGGTGCTGCGTCCCGTGCCGGGCCGCCTGCAGGTCGTCACCGCCGTGGGCGGTGGCAGTGCGATGCGCCCGCAGCCGCTGGTCGTCGTCGATTATGCCCACACGCCCGATGCCCTGGAACGGGTGCTCGCCGCCCTGCGCCCGGTGGCGCAGGAGCGTGGCGGCCGGCTGGCCTGCGTTTTTGGCTGCGGAGGCGATCGGGATACCGGCAAGCGGCCGCTCATGGGGGCAGTTGCAGCACGCTTGGCCGATGATGTGATCGTGACGACGGACAATCCGCGCACTGAGTCGCCCGAGGCCATCATCGACGACATCGCGGCGGGCATGCCTCAGCGGCCCGTCATCGAGTCGGACCGGGCGCGGGCCATCCTGGGCGCGATCTGGCGCGCGGGTGACCGCGATGTGGTGCTGCTGGCCGGCAAGGGGCATGAGACCTATCAGGAAGTGCAGCATGTGCGCAGCCCCTTCGATGACCGGGAATGGGCGCGCTTCGCGCTGACCTGGCAGCAGGGCGCGTCCCTGTCGACGGATAGCCGCAGCCTGACGGCGGGGACCTTGTTCCTCGCCCTGCGGGGCGATCGTTTCGACGGGCACGATTATCTGGACGCCGCGAAGCAGGCCGGTGCGCGGGCGGCGATCGTTGCCCGTTCCGTTCCCGAGTCCACACTGCCCCAGATCGTGCTTGGGAATACGCATCAGGCCCTGATTCGTGCCGCCGAGGTCTGGCGCGGTCTGTTTCCGATTCCGGTCATCGCGGTGACCGGCAGTAACGGCAAGACGACGACCAAGGAAATGATCAGCGCGATCCTGGCTGCCTGGTGGGGCGAGGACAGCCGGCTGGCGACCCAGGGCAATCTGAACAACGACATCGGTCTGCCGCTGACGGTGCTGCGCCTGCGCCCTGCGCATCGGGCCGCGGTGCTGGAGCTGGGCATGAACCATCCGGGCGAGATCCCGGTGCTGGCGGCGATTGCGCGTCCGACGGTGGCGCTGGTGAACAATGCCCAGCGCGAGCATCAGGAATTCATGAATTCGGTGGATGCGGTCGCACGGGAAAACGGTGCCGTGCTGCAGGCCTTGCCGGCCGACGGCGTGGCCGTGTTTCCGGCTGATGACGCCTACAGCGGCTTGTGGCAGGAGATGTCGGCGGGCCGGCATGTGCGCCGTTTCGGGTTTTCGGACACGGCCGACGTGCATGCCTCGCAGATCCGCGCGGGTTCCGACCAAACGGAATTCCGTCTGCATCTGGGGCGCGAAACGGCGGTGGTCACCCTGTATGCGCCAGGGCGTCACAATTTGCGCAATGCCCTGGCTGCGGCCGCCTGCGCGGGGGCGGCGGGCGCTTCGCTGGCCGTGATTGCCCGGGGGCTGGAAGCCTTCCGCCCCGTCGGTGGCCGGATGCAGCCCAAGACGCTGCCGGACGGCTTCCAGCTCATCGACGATACCTACAATGCCAACCCCGATTCGGTGCGCGCCGCTATCGACGTGCTCGCGGGGCTGGATGGTCGCCGCATTCTGGTCCTGGGCGATATGGCCGAGGTCGGCGACCAGGGGCCTGCCATGCATGCCGAGGTCGGCGCCTATGCGCGCCAGTGTGGTGTGGACGTGCTGCTGACGCTGGGTGCGGCCTCGGAAGAGGCTGCGCGGGCGTTCGGGCCCGAGGCCCGGGCTTTCGACTCGCTGGAGGCTTTGCTGCCCATTCTGCTGGCGGCCCGTCCGGGTCACATCCTGGTCAAGGGGTCGCGCAGCATGCGCATGGAACGGGTCGTGCAGGCCTTGCATGCGAATGGCGCCGCCGGGGAGGGCGATCATGCTGCTTGA
- a CDS encoding branched-chain amino acid ABC transporter permease produces the protein MSGVFTSEGDAMADLAQSTVDAATDADGQVQARDEAGMRSRGFVGVVLLLVLIAMWLAGWYSGTDAQQMFSLTIWGVMLGGIIALGGIGLTLCYGVLKFPNFAHGELVTLGAYAAYSIVLVIPNSLPIWHFSFGWDLMAGLLVALFVTAGVSILLDRVLYRPLRHRQSPLVLLAMASLGMAFFLRGLIYIFWGSDFHFFYVGRANPALDLPLGLRLQADQLFVFALALVLVVLLYWLLTRTRIGKAMRATADNPDLAQVRGINTEQVIAWAWAIGSAMAAAGGVMYGLASQLRPDMGFTLLLPMFAAVIMGGIGNPWGALVGAIIIGIAIQLTSAFMSPAYGPAVAFVLMVLTLLMRPQGIFVQR, from the coding sequence ATGTCGGGCGTCTTTACCTCGGAGGGTGACGCGATGGCGGATCTGGCGCAATCCACGGTGGATGCGGCGACCGATGCCGACGGGCAGGTTCAGGCGCGCGACGAAGCAGGCATGCGCAGCCGCGGCTTCGTGGGTGTCGTCCTGTTGCTGGTCCTGATCGCCATGTGGCTGGCAGGCTGGTATTCGGGCACGGATGCGCAGCAGATGTTTTCGCTGACGATCTGGGGCGTGATGCTGGGCGGCATCATCGCACTGGGGGGCATCGGCCTGACGCTGTGCTACGGCGTGCTGAAGTTTCCTAACTTCGCCCATGGCGAACTGGTGACCCTGGGGGCATATGCCGCCTATTCGATCGTCCTCGTCATCCCCAATTCCTTGCCGATCTGGCACTTTTCCTTTGGCTGGGACCTGATGGCCGGCTTGCTGGTGGCGCTGTTCGTGACGGCCGGGGTGTCGATCCTGCTGGATCGCGTGCTGTATCGTCCCTTGCGCCATCGTCAGTCGCCCCTGGTCCTGCTGGCCATGGCGTCCCTGGGCATGGCGTTTTTCCTGCGTGGTCTCATTTATATTTTCTGGGGCTCGGATTTCCATTTCTTTTATGTCGGGCGTGCCAACCCGGCCCTGGACCTGCCTCTCGGCCTGCGCCTGCAGGCGGACCAGCTTTTTGTCTTCGCCCTGGCGCTGGTGCTGGTGGTCCTGCTGTACTGGCTGCTGACGCGCACGCGTATCGGCAAGGCCATGCGGGCCACCGCCGACAACCCGGATCTCGCACAGGTTCGTGGCATCAATACGGAACAGGTGATCGCATGGGCCTGGGCGATCGGCTCGGCCATGGCGGCGGCGGGCGGGGTCATGTATGGCCTGGCTTCCCAGTTGCGTCCCGACATGGGCTTCACGCTGCTGCTGCCCATGTTCGCCGCCGTGATCATGGGCGGGATCGGCAATCCGTGGGGCGCCCTGGTCGGCGCCATCATCATCGGCATCGCCATTCAACTGACATCCGCCTTCATGAGCCCGGCCTATGGGCCGGCGGTGGCGTTCGTACTGATGGTGCTGACCTTACTGATGCGCCCACAAGGCATCTTCGTGCAGCGCTAG